One genomic segment of Mastomys coucha isolate ucsf_1 unplaced genomic scaffold, UCSF_Mcou_1 pScaffold22, whole genome shotgun sequence includes these proteins:
- the Spcs3 gene encoding signal peptidase complex subunit 3, producing the protein MNTVLSRANSLFAFSLSVMAALTFGCFITTAFKDRSVPVRLHVSRIMLKNVEDFTGPRERSDLGFITFDITADLENIFDWNVKQLFLYLSAEYSTKNNALNQVVLWDKIVLRGDNPKLLLKDMKTKYFFFDDGNGLKGNRNVTLTLSWNVVPNAGILPLVTGSGHVSVPFPDTYEITKSY; encoded by the exons ATGAACACGGTCCTGTCGCGCGCGAACTCCCTGTTCGCCTTCTCGCTGAGCGTGATGGCGGCGCTCACCTTCGGCTGCTTCATTACCACCGCCTTTAAAGACAGGAGCGTCCCGGTGCGGCTGCACGTCTCGCGGATCATGCT AAAAAATGTAGAAGACTTCACCGGCCCTAGAGAAAGAAGTGACCTGGGATTCATCACGTTTGATATAACAGCTG ATCTAGAGAATATATTTGATTGGAATGTTAAGcagttatttctttatttatcagCAGAGTATTCAACAAAAAATAAT GCTCTGAACCAAGTTGTCCTTTGGGACAAAATTGTTTTGAGAGGTGATAATCCGAAGCTACTTTTGAAAGATATGAAGACaaagtatttcttctttgacGATGGAAATGGCCTCAA GGGAAACAGGAATGTCACTTTGACTCTATCCTGGAATGTTGTACCAAATGCTGGAATTCTACCCCTCGTGACAGGATCGGGACATGTATCTGTGCCATTTCCAGATACTTACGAAATAACCAAGAGTTACTAA